Proteins found in one Crassostrea angulata isolate pt1a10 chromosome 3, ASM2561291v2, whole genome shotgun sequence genomic segment:
- the LOC128175519 gene encoding E3 ubiquitin-protein ligase TRIM36-like — protein sequence MMAFRDEAQHFVECDLCQQPVSFFCRQCGVNLCDPCVPIHLRVKSKNGHDIVDYTSKDNDDTCHCDSHPQNDCSAYCKTCDAPICMLCVSMKHKSHKISELSDKIEDLLKVIAKENDRLQSSKHELERILDHTMKMLSSISSIYKQRKDEVTARGEEWHKQIEETVKKLHQELDDMQREHEAVLQKQKKEFEEMIDKVNRVNSKTRKLQKSKNFKEMQTFIPMIQKYKNLSEVSQYSFPKSFERKIDEYLEIKLKKKESSDRKILDVPTVTSVIDTGFPADEETKNRLYDMAVTDDNKVWMGGESRELKLFDLQGHLHRTVSITYRGIYLCMFNKPVVYSEPLNKAVRMISNTDTVVTMFTTRDWIPLGVTSAASGDLLVCLVKDDQNKVVRYSSTGTVLQEIQYDSQCQPLYKDATYITENVNGDIIVTDWVKKAVIAVDRLGIFRYTYSEKDSNFKPSSVATDFVGHVIVTEFSRNKIHLLDRDGRFLRYIIPKGGIKNPRGVCILGDGEMMVGECVTGIAKRIKYLEE from the coding sequence ATGATGGCATTTAGAGACGAAGCCCAGCATTTTGTGGAATGTGATCTTTGTCAGCAACCAGTCTCGTTTTTCTGCAGACAATGCGGGGTCAATCTCTGTGATCCCTGTGTCCCCATACATCTACGCGTAAAATCTAAAAACGGCCACGACATTGTAGATTACACTAGTAAAGATAATGACGACACATGCCACTGTGATTCCCATCCCCAAAACGATTGTTCCGCGTACTGTAAAACTTGTGATGCTCCGATATGCATGCTCTGCGTTTCTATGAAACACAAATCACACAAAATATCCGAGCTGTCCGATAAAATTGAAGATCTTTTAAAAGTTATCGCGAAGGAAAATGATCGACTTCAGTCATCCAAACATGAATTAGAAAGGATTCTTGACCATACGATGAAGATGCTGTCCTCGATATCCTCGATTTACAAACAGAGGAAAGATGAAGTTACAGCGCGAGGAGAAGAGTGGCACAAACAGATCGAGGAGACCGTGAAGAAACTTCACCAGGAACTGGATGACATGCAAAGGGAACACGAGGCTGTACTACAGAAACAAAAGAAAGAGTTTGAAGAAATGATTGATAAAGTGAATAGAGTGAACAGTAAAAcaagaaaattacaaaaatcaaaaaatttcaaagaaatgcaGACTTTTATACCAATGATTCAGAAATACAAGAATTTAAGTGAGGTTTCGCAGTATTCGTTTCCGAAATCCTTTGAACGTAAAATAGATGAATATTTggaaatcaaattaaagaaaaaggaATCATCGGATAGAAAAATACTAGATGTACCGACAGTTACGTCTGTTATAGACACTGGGTTCCCTGCTGATGAAGAGACGAAAAATCGTCTGTATGACATGGCCGTTACTGACGACAACAAAGTGTGGATGGGAGGAGAGAGCAGAGAACTGAAGTTGTTTGATCTCCAGGGACACCTCCACCGCACCGTCAGCATTACTTACAGAGGCATCTACTTATGTATGTTCAACAAACCAGTGGTGTACAGTGAACCATTAAATAAAGCCGTAAGAATGATATCTAACACCGACACTGTGGTGACAATGTTCACTACCAGGGACTGGATACCATTGGGTGTCACAAGCGCGGCGTCCGGTGATCTACTGGTCTGTCTGGTTAAAGACGATCAGAACAAAGTCGTCCGATACAGCAGTACCGGTACCGTGCTCCAGGAAATCCAGTACGACTCGCAGTGTCAACCTCTGTACAAAGACGCGACTTACATTACTGAGAATGTCAACGGTGACATCATTGTAACTGACTGGGTGAAAAAAGCAGTCATTGCTGTCGATAGATTAGGCATATTCCGGTACACGTACTCGGAAAAGGACAGTAATTTTAAACCTTCCTCAGTTGCCACTGATTTTGTTGGACACGTAATCGTCACTGAGTTTTCACGAAACAAGATTCACCTGCTGGACAGAGACGGACGATTTCTGAGGTACATCATTCCTAAAGGAGGAATAAAAAATCCACGCGGCGTGTGTATCCTTGGTGACGGTGAAATGATGGTGGGAGAGTGTGTGACCGGAATCGCCAAAAGAATCAAATACCTAGAAGAATGA